A genomic segment from Thermotoga neapolitana DSM 4359 encodes:
- a CDS encoding ribonuclease HII: protein MKVDDFYRKEYGVVAGIDEAGRGCLAGPVVAAAVILEYDIEEVCDSKLLTSKTREKLFDEIMEKAAVGIGMATPEEIDLQNIFNATKMAMNRALENLPVKPSFVIIDGKGLDLGVPGTCLVGGDRKSKLIGAASIIAKVVRDRLMEKLHDLYPEFSFHKHKGYATKDHLNEIRLHGVLPVHRMSFRPVLENLSRERLEDFLEKKLISRERFDRILGLLEAREGVAFGKERVGHNLTLFQTRGQG from the coding sequence GTGAAGGTAGATGATTTCTACAGAAAAGAGTACGGTGTGGTCGCGGGGATAGACGAAGCCGGCAGAGGTTGTCTGGCGGGGCCAGTCGTGGCTGCTGCCGTCATTCTGGAGTACGATATAGAGGAAGTGTGCGACTCCAAACTCCTCACATCGAAAACGAGGGAAAAGCTGTTCGATGAGATAATGGAAAAGGCAGCCGTTGGAATCGGTATGGCCACACCGGAGGAGATAGACCTTCAGAACATATTCAACGCTACAAAGATGGCTATGAACCGAGCGTTGGAGAATCTCCCTGTGAAACCCTCTTTCGTGATCATAGACGGAAAAGGATTAGATTTGGGCGTTCCCGGTACCTGTCTGGTCGGTGGTGACAGGAAAAGCAAACTCATAGGAGCAGCATCCATCATCGCCAAGGTGGTCAGAGACAGATTGATGGAGAAACTACACGATCTGTATCCTGAGTTTTCTTTCCACAAACACAAGGGTTATGCCACGAAGGATCATTTGAACGAAATCCGTCTTCACGGAGTTCTTCCCGTCCACAGAATGAGTTTCAGACCGGTTCTGGAGAATCTTTCCAGAGAAAGGCTTGAGGATTTTCTTGAAAAGAAACTCATCTCAAGGGAGCGTTTTGACAGGATACTGGGTCTTCTGGAGGCGAGAGAAGGTGTGGCTTTCGGGAAAGAAAGAGTCGGACATAATCTCACTCTTTTTCAAACACGTGGACAAGGTTGA
- a CDS encoding TIGR00153 family protein, producing MDKVEETLVCVFDLLKNFLEGSDEIDILYQRAQRLESEADRLRRKTELEMYSGAFLPNFRGDLLGLIESLDKVANKAEYVADILALQKPEIPPEIKDLVLKQMDYSLKAFRSLKMALKYLFEEMDRVGDYVLEVERYEHEEDLVERNALRKLFEMETDKCTKLEAKELIRSIGDIADRTEDVSDRVEIVLLKRRF from the coding sequence GTGGACAAGGTTGAGGAAACACTGGTCTGTGTGTTCGATCTGCTGAAAAATTTCCTGGAAGGATCGGATGAGATCGACATTCTCTATCAGCGTGCCCAAAGACTGGAGAGTGAAGCGGACAGACTCAGAAGAAAGACCGAACTGGAGATGTACAGTGGTGCCTTCCTGCCGAATTTCCGTGGAGACCTCCTCGGCTTGATAGAATCTTTGGACAAGGTTGCAAACAAGGCTGAATACGTGGCGGATATTCTCGCTCTTCAAAAGCCTGAGATTCCTCCAGAGATAAAGGATCTCGTCCTGAAACAGATGGATTACTCTCTGAAGGCTTTTAGATCGTTGAAGATGGCGCTGAAATATCTCTTCGAAGAAATGGACAGGGTAGGAGATTATGTTCTGGAGGTTGAAAGGTACGAGCACGAAGAAGATCTGGTGGAAAGGAACGCACTGAGAAAGCTCTTTGAAATGGAAACCGACAAATGCACAAAACTCGAAGCGAAAGAACTCATCAGAAGCATAGGAGACATTGCAGACAGAACGGAAGATGTCTCTGATAGAGTAGAAATCGTGCTTTTGAAGAGGAGGTTCTAA
- the mazG gene encoding nucleoside triphosphate pyrophosphohydrolase, protein MGKTGKLFEELVSIMEKLRSPEGCEWDRKQTHESLKPYLIEECYELIEAIDKKDDEMMKEELGDVLLQVVFHSQIAKERNAFSIDDVVEHLNSKLIRRHPHVFGDSSGYSYKQWEDIKAQEKGKKKSSRVGEINPLVPALSMARRIQENAAQVGFDWDNIEGVYEKIEEELEELKKVRSTDEAEEELGDLLFSIVNLSRFLGIDPESALRKATRKFVERFRRMEEMIERDGLVLEELSLRELDEYWNRAKGGDEE, encoded by the coding sequence ATGGGAAAAACGGGAAAACTCTTCGAAGAACTCGTGTCCATCATGGAGAAGCTTCGCTCCCCGGAGGGTTGCGAGTGGGACAGAAAACAAACTCATGAGAGTCTGAAACCCTATCTCATCGAAGAGTGTTACGAACTGATCGAGGCGATCGATAAAAAAGATGACGAAATGATGAAAGAAGAACTCGGAGATGTTTTGCTCCAGGTTGTGTTCCACTCTCAAATAGCAAAAGAGAGAAATGCCTTCTCCATAGATGATGTGGTCGAACACTTGAATTCCAAGCTCATCAGACGCCATCCCCACGTTTTTGGAGACAGTTCCGGTTATTCCTACAAACAATGGGAGGATATAAAGGCTCAGGAGAAAGGAAAGAAGAAATCATCGAGGGTTGGAGAGATAAATCCTCTCGTTCCTGCCCTCTCCATGGCAAGAAGAATTCAGGAAAACGCTGCACAGGTGGGATTCGACTGGGACAACATCGAGGGGGTGTATGAGAAGATAGAAGAAGAACTTGAAGAACTCAAAAAGGTCAGAAGCACGGATGAAGCAGAGGAAGAACTCGGTGATCTTCTGTTTTCCATAGTCAATCTGTCCAGGTTTCTTGGGATCGATCCCGAATCTGCCCTCAGAAAGGCCACCAGAAAGTTCGTGGAGAGGTTCAGGAGGATGGAGGAGATGATAGAAAGGGATGGACTGGTGCTGGAGGAACTGTCTTTGAGGGAACTGGACGAATACTGGAACAGGGCGAAAGGAGGAGATGAGGAATGA
- a CDS encoding peptidyl-prolyl cis-trans isomerase has protein sequence MKKVFLVILLVTTATFFSQATTTSSTVVAIVNGQPITSDLLELEADINGILKSIAQIDMRFFNVLTGTEEGLRLLLKYKMEVLNSLIDDLLIQQLAEKEGVGVTDEEVNAEVEKRLKETVESMGITLEDLDKFLQSAGYGDLETFKKRLKWHLKTQLSLQRLQEKITQDATVTVEEAQNYYNQNKEAYRVPAAVHLYRISAEEKGKIDEALSRIRKGEDFLEVATKVATGGDLGWIEEGELEKDLESVIFEAPEGAILGPFESKGGFMLYKVVEKRASSYKKFEEVKEEIINKLLSEKKAQIWNDWFNKTFEEFKKNSHIEIKLGGSGE, from the coding sequence ATGAAAAAGGTTTTCCTCGTAATTCTTCTGGTGACAACGGCCACTTTCTTTTCGCAGGCAACGACCACATCGAGCACGGTGGTTGCCATCGTCAACGGCCAGCCGATCACTTCGGATCTTCTCGAACTCGAAGCGGATATAAACGGTATTCTCAAAAGCATCGCACAGATCGATATGAGATTCTTCAACGTTCTCACAGGAACCGAGGAGGGATTGAGACTCCTTTTGAAATACAAAATGGAAGTTTTGAATTCACTGATAGACGATCTCCTCATACAGCAGCTTGCAGAAAAAGAGGGGGTCGGTGTAACAGATGAAGAGGTGAATGCAGAAGTCGAAAAAAGACTGAAAGAAACGGTGGAGTCGATGGGGATAACCCTTGAAGATCTGGATAAGTTCCTTCAGAGTGCAGGTTACGGTGATCTTGAAACGTTCAAAAAGCGCCTCAAATGGCACCTGAAAACCCAGCTTTCGCTTCAGAGACTTCAGGAAAAGATCACCCAGGATGCAACGGTGACGGTTGAGGAAGCCCAGAATTACTACAACCAGAACAAAGAGGCGTACAGAGTGCCGGCTGCCGTTCATCTCTACAGGATCTCCGCCGAAGAAAAAGGAAAAATCGATGAGGCCCTCTCAAGGATCAGAAAGGGAGAGGATTTCCTTGAGGTCGCAACAAAGGTGGCAACAGGAGGAGACCTGGGCTGGATCGAAGAAGGAGAACTTGAAAAGGATTTGGAGAGTGTCATCTTTGAAGCGCCGGAGGGTGCCATACTCGGTCCGTTCGAATCGAAGGGTGGTTTTATGCTCTACAAAGTTGTAGAAAAGAGGGCTTCCTCTTACAAAAAGTTCGAAGAGGTGAAAGAGGAAATCATCAACAAACTGCTCTCGGAGAAAAAAGCACAGATCTGGAACGACTGGTTCAACAAAACGTTCGAAGAGTTCAAGAAGAACAGTCATATAGAAATAAAACTTGGAGGGAGCGGGGAATGA
- the mtnA gene encoding S-methyl-5-thioribose-1-phosphate isomerase — MKLKTKTMEWTGNSLRLLDQRKLPFIEEYVECKTHEEVAHAIKEMIVRGAPAIGVTAAFGYVLGFREYRSGDLKEWMKQVKEVLSRTRPTAVNLFWALNRMEKVFLENLKNENLGEILEEEAMKMAQEDIETNRAIGRNGAELIEDGSTILTHCNAGALATVDYGTALGVIRAAVEAGKRVRVFADETRPYLQGARLTAWELMKDGIEVYVITDNMAGWLMKRGMIDAVVVGADRIALNGDTANKIGTYSLAVLAKRNNVPFYVAAPISTIDPTIKSGDEIPIEERRAEEVTHCGGNRIAPEGVKVLNPAFDVTENSLITAIITEKGVIKPPFEENIKKILGV; from the coding sequence ATGAAGTTAAAGACAAAGACGATGGAATGGACAGGAAACTCCTTGAGGCTGCTGGACCAGAGGAAACTTCCCTTCATCGAGGAGTACGTAGAATGCAAAACACACGAAGAGGTCGCACACGCGATAAAGGAGATGATCGTCAGAGGAGCACCTGCCATAGGTGTCACGGCTGCCTTCGGATACGTTCTGGGTTTCAGAGAGTACCGTTCAGGAGATCTGAAGGAATGGATGAAACAGGTCAAGGAAGTTTTATCTCGAACCAGGCCCACGGCCGTGAACCTGTTCTGGGCCCTGAACAGGATGGAAAAAGTCTTTCTTGAAAACCTGAAAAACGAAAACCTTGGTGAAATCCTCGAAGAAGAAGCCATGAAAATGGCACAGGAGGACATAGAGACGAACAGGGCGATCGGCAGAAACGGAGCAGAACTCATAGAGGATGGTTCGACAATTCTCACTCACTGTAACGCAGGTGCGCTTGCGACGGTGGATTACGGCACGGCCCTCGGGGTGATAAGAGCCGCCGTGGAGGCGGGAAAACGTGTGAGGGTGTTCGCCGACGAGACGCGTCCCTACCTTCAGGGGGCAAGGCTCACCGCCTGGGAGCTCATGAAAGACGGTATAGAGGTCTACGTCATAACGGACAACATGGCAGGATGGCTTATGAAAAGAGGAATGATAGACGCTGTGGTCGTGGGAGCCGACAGAATCGCTCTGAACGGAGACACCGCAAACAAGATAGGAACTTACTCCCTTGCCGTTCTGGCGAAAAGAAACAACGTTCCCTTCTACGTGGCGGCTCCGATATCTACGATAGACCCTACGATAAAAAGCGGTGACGAAATACCAATAGAGGAGAGGAGGGCAGAAGAGGTAACCCACTGTGGAGGAAACAGGATCGCTCCTGAAGGGGTGAAGGTTCTGAATCCGGCCTTCGATGTCACAGAAAACTCTCTGATAACAGCGATCATAACGGAAAAGGGTGTCATCAAACCACCTTTTGAGGAGAACATAAAGAAGATCCTCGGGGTGTAA
- the fliR gene encoding flagellar biosynthetic protein FliR gives MDQIFAFLEEKFLAWMCLFTRFTGFFVIAPFFSERAFPVVVKVFLALFTSWLTLYSSNMSLPLDTPVLTLTLNLLFNFLVGFSLGFIVYLFLQAFNGAGYIFGFQMGFGMEEVLAFGEEQTNPTGELIYLLGLTVFVLIKGPLLIFEGLKDSLEVFPVNLVNLKEDFFSYIVQRSDEFFVMILKIGIPIIAFMFIVSIVLGIVSRLIPQMNVFMVGLPLKVMIGFVLIAGMLPIWADMAQSISNLVWNAIQELLGK, from the coding sequence TTGGATCAGATTTTTGCCTTTTTGGAGGAAAAGTTCCTTGCGTGGATGTGCTTGTTCACAAGATTTACAGGCTTTTTTGTGATCGCCCCTTTCTTTTCTGAAAGGGCATTTCCGGTTGTCGTGAAGGTTTTCCTTGCGCTCTTTACGAGCTGGTTGACCCTTTACTCGTCGAACATGAGTTTGCCACTCGATACGCCCGTTCTCACCTTAACACTGAACCTGTTGTTTAACTTTCTCGTGGGATTCAGCCTTGGGTTCATCGTGTATCTTTTCCTTCAGGCATTCAACGGAGCAGGTTACATCTTTGGTTTTCAGATGGGATTTGGTATGGAGGAAGTGCTCGCGTTCGGAGAAGAGCAGACGAACCCTACAGGGGAATTGATATACCTTCTGGGTCTGACAGTTTTTGTGCTCATAAAAGGACCTCTTCTGATCTTCGAGGGTCTGAAGGATTCTTTAGAAGTGTTTCCCGTGAACCTTGTTAATTTAAAAGAAGATTTTTTCTCCTACATCGTGCAAAGGTCTGATGAATTCTTCGTGATGATCCTGAAGATCGGAATTCCCATCATCGCGTTTATGTTCATCGTCAGCATCGTACTGGGAATCGTCTCCAGACTCATTCCACAGATGAACGTTTTCATGGTTGGACTGCCGTTGAAGGTGATGATAGGTTTCGTTCTGATAGCGGGGATGTTGCCGATATGGGCGGACATGGCTCAGAGTATCTCAAATCTTGTCTGGAACGCTATTCAAGAGCTTCTTGGGAAATAG
- the flhB gene encoding flagellar biosynthesis protein FlhB, translated as MGGHGSEYLKSCLERYSRASWEIVPLLFAEAERTERATPRKRRRVREEGRVPVSRELNMAITFLIFAVVLKIFGPQGIASIARDVSAFLSLEETEDLLSALGYFKDILLMIGALMLFTMAAGILVGAIQTRFLLAFKTLRPDLNRINPVEGFKRLFSLRSVVELLKAVMKVVVIGVVVYQVLKDRWYEMVLLSDMELEDAFLNLWDVASEVSLKSGIALLALAVFDYAYQRWDYEKSIRMTKQEVKDEFKEVEGNPEVKRRQRQMMYDILRRRMMEEVPKADVVITNPTHFAVALKYDPDTMNAPTVVAKGVDHLALKIIEIARENGVAIVRNPSLARTLYYRVEIGEEIPVEFYRIVAEVLVYVYTRKGVRI; from the coding sequence ATGGGCGGACATGGCTCAGAGTATCTCAAATCTTGTCTGGAACGCTATTCAAGAGCTTCTTGGGAAATAGTTCCTCTACTGTTCGCTGAAGCCGAACGAACAGAGCGCGCCACTCCAAGGAAGAGAAGGAGAGTAAGAGAGGAAGGTCGAGTTCCCGTCTCAAGAGAACTCAACATGGCTATCACCTTCCTCATATTCGCCGTTGTCTTGAAGATATTCGGACCACAGGGGATCGCAAGCATCGCCCGGGATGTCAGTGCCTTTCTTTCCCTCGAAGAAACAGAAGATCTTCTGAGCGCTCTTGGATATTTTAAAGATATTCTTTTGATGATCGGAGCCCTTATGCTCTTCACCATGGCCGCTGGAATTCTGGTGGGGGCGATTCAGACGAGGTTTCTTCTTGCGTTCAAAACCCTCAGACCCGATCTGAACAGGATAAATCCGGTGGAAGGGTTCAAAAGACTGTTTTCTCTGAGATCAGTGGTCGAACTTTTGAAGGCCGTTATGAAAGTGGTGGTCATCGGTGTTGTCGTTTATCAGGTACTGAAAGATCGCTGGTACGAGATGGTTCTTTTGAGTGACATGGAACTGGAAGATGCCTTTCTGAACCTCTGGGATGTGGCATCTGAAGTTTCTCTGAAGAGTGGCATAGCCCTTCTTGCACTGGCCGTGTTCGATTATGCCTATCAGAGATGGGATTACGAAAAAAGCATTCGAATGACAAAACAGGAAGTGAAGGACGAGTTCAAGGAAGTCGAAGGAAACCCTGAGGTGAAGCGAAGGCAAAGGCAGATGATGTATGATATCCTACGAAGGAGAATGATGGAGGAGGTCCCCAAGGCCGACGTTGTGATCACCAACCCAACGCATTTTGCCGTAGCCCTGAAGTACGATCCCGACACGATGAACGCACCAACCGTGGTGGCGAAGGGTGTGGACCATCTGGCCCTGAAGATCATCGAGATCGCAAGGGAAAACGGTGTTGCAATCGTGAGAAACCCTTCTCTTGCCCGAACGCTGTATTACAGGGTGGAGATAGGTGAGGAGATACCGGTGGAATTCTACAGGATAGTGGCAGAAGTACTCGTTTACGTTTACACGAGAAAAGGGGTGAGAATTTGA